From a single Mycosarcoma maydis chromosome 14, whole genome shotgun sequence genomic region:
- a CDS encoding uncharacterized protein (related to Cut9 interacting protein scn1) — protein sequence MCTGESHTETCKAVTPKQPSPNLAGLFVDSHCHPTDDPVAYTALNLDDLSDRISNSTVGRLVCMSTNARDQNMVAELASRHPDKVTPCFGWHPWFAHQISLSDPAPSKEKHYHELFGILDTWSVEHHPAKEELDSIWDQLSEPISLSSVCQGIRGQFDRFPNALLGEVGIDRAFRIPRRAWNYDPQRAELKTAVPKLTRLKTPQAHQLSVLRAQIDVALAYRRNISLHSVQAAGLTVDLLASLRNENISAFGAVRVSLHSCTLDNNVVRSVTKKHANVYVGFSSTINRKQIEARECLASVDRSRALMESDYHTVSAIPGYLLEAVDYFAQLHDLSTEAAAQQLRANWDTFYSGSPLAEESDDSD from the coding sequence ATGTGTACAGGAGAGTCGCACACCGAGACATGCAAGGCGGTGACGCCCAAACAACCATCGCCGAATCTTGCGGGCTTGTTTGTGGACTCACATTGCCACCCTACGGACGATCCGGTAGCGTACACTGCGTTGAATTTAGACGATCTTAGCGATCGCATTAGCAATTCAACCGTTGGACGACTAGTATGCATGTCAACAAATGCGAGAGACCAGAACATGGTCGCAGAGCTAGCCTCACGGCATCCGGACAAAGTGACGCCCTGCTTTGGGTGGCATCCCTGGTTTGCCCATCAGATCTCGCTCTCCGACCCGGCGCCAAGCAAAGAGAAACACTACCACGAACTTTTTGGCATTCTTGACACTTGGTCAGTCGAGCATCATCCGGCCAAAgaagagctcgactcgataTGGGATCAGTTGTCGGAGCCAATATCGCTTAGCAGCGTCTGCCAAGGAATTCGCGGACAATTTGACCGGTTTCCCAACGCACTGTTGGGCGAAGTCGGAATAGACCGAGCGTTCAGAATACCTCGGCGAGCATGGAACTATGATCCACAAAGAGCAGAGCTCAAAACAGCCGTCCCGAAGTTGACCAGGCTCAAGACACCACAGGCGCATCAGTTGTCGGTCTTGCGAGCACAGATCGACGTTGCCCTGGCCTACCGACGCAACATCTCGCTTCACTCTGTTCAAGCAGCAGGTCTCACAGTAGACCTTCTGGCATCTCTGCGAAATGAAAACATATCCGCCTTCGGCGCCGTGCGGGTTTCACTCCATTCTTGTACGCTCGACAACAATGTGGTGCGATCCGTCACGAAGAAGCATGCCAACGTCTACGTTGGCTTTTCTTCGACCATCAACcgcaagcagatcgaagcACGCGAatgcttggcgagcgtcGATCGTAGTCGTGCCTTGATGGAAAGCGACTATCACACGGTGAGTGCGATTCCAGGCTACCTGCTCGAGGCCGTCGATTACTTTGCTCAACTGCATGATCTGAGCACGGAAGCGGctgcacagcagctgcgcgCTAATTGGGACACCTTCTATTCAGGCAGCCCACTGGCGGAAGAGTCGGACGACTCAGACTAA